From one Methylomonas paludis genomic stretch:
- a CDS encoding ABC transporter ATP-binding protein, whose product MSTACITVRDLTMAYGNFVIQRDLNFTINRGDIFIIMGGSGCGKSTLLRHMIGLMAPQHGDIFYGDQSLWQADAIKRRQILQGTGVLFQSGALLSSMTLAENIALPISQAVSLPARKVRELVAYKLALVGLAGFEDYYPSEISGGMQKRAGLARAMALDPAILFFDEPSAGLDPISAKLLDDLILNLCASLATTVVMVTHELASIFAVGSNSVFLDAETKTMIAYGPPKQLLAECPEQKVRSFLSRGVLPASDPQSTIRSKP is encoded by the coding sequence ATGAGTACAGCCTGCATCACTGTGCGCGATTTGACCATGGCTTATGGGAATTTTGTGATTCAGCGCGATCTTAATTTCACCATTAATCGGGGTGATATTTTTATCATTATGGGTGGCAGCGGTTGCGGTAAAAGCACACTGTTGCGGCACATGATAGGCTTGATGGCCCCGCAACACGGTGATATTTTTTATGGTGACCAGAGCTTGTGGCAAGCCGATGCCATCAAACGCCGCCAAATTTTACAAGGTACTGGCGTACTATTTCAGAGCGGTGCTTTATTAAGCTCCATGACTCTGGCCGAAAATATTGCCTTACCGATTAGCCAAGCGGTGAGTCTGCCAGCCCGGAAAGTGCGGGAACTGGTCGCCTATAAACTGGCATTGGTAGGGCTGGCCGGTTTTGAGGATTATTATCCTTCGGAAATCAGTGGCGGGATGCAGAAACGAGCCGGATTGGCCAGAGCCATGGCCCTGGATCCGGCCATTTTGTTTTTTGATGAGCCTTCAGCCGGTTTGGATCCAATTAGCGCCAAATTGCTGGATGACTTGATCTTGAATCTATGTGCCAGTCTTGCTACTACCGTGGTGATGGTTACTCATGAACTGGCCAGTATTTTCGCAGTAGGTAGTAATTCGGTGTTTCTGGACGCTGAAACCAAAACCATGATTGCTTATGGTCCGCCTAAGCAATTGTTGGCAGAATGTCCGGAGCAAAAGGTACGCAGCTTTTTGAGCCGCGGTGTGTTGCCGGCAAGTGATCCGCAATCAACTATCAGGAGTAAACCTTGA
- a CDS encoding MlaD family protein: MSKQASPLAIGAFLCGALILLTTALMIFGGGDFFKHKNRYVIFFDSALNGLNVGAPVKLQGVQIGNVSEISLEMDLDSGRIIKPVVIDIDPDALLDFSGQAADKKQILDAKRLTAAGLKARLETQSLLTGLLYVDLNFYYDKPANLLNLEYKDLPELPSVPTTADEIKNTVEEVIKKVRELPLEQMVRDLSETLRETRNLLKSDDTKNSLAALAKTLAQTQTLIITLNTQVGPLLKNVDATVNQSRLSLETVNQQLAPVLKASEQSLNAATQVLQDSRQAVNAVEGLTNPDALLGQALKEMRDASRAMKDLSESLERQPEAIIYGK, translated from the coding sequence TTGAGCAAACAGGCCAGCCCCCTTGCGATAGGCGCCTTTTTATGTGGCGCCCTCATCTTGCTGACAACAGCCTTAATGATTTTTGGTGGCGGTGATTTTTTTAAACATAAAAATCGTTATGTGATTTTTTTTGATTCAGCCCTCAACGGATTGAATGTGGGAGCCCCGGTAAAATTACAGGGTGTCCAAATCGGCAATGTCAGTGAAATCTCGCTGGAAATGGATCTAGACAGCGGCCGCATCATCAAACCCGTAGTGATTGATATCGATCCGGACGCCTTGCTGGATTTTTCCGGGCAGGCGGCTGATAAAAAGCAGATTCTTGATGCCAAACGCCTGACCGCAGCCGGTTTGAAAGCTCGTTTGGAAACTCAAAGTCTGTTGACCGGTTTGCTTTATGTCGATCTGAATTTTTATTACGACAAACCGGCTAATCTGCTCAATCTGGAATACAAAGATTTGCCGGAATTGCCTAGTGTGCCGACCACGGCAGATGAAATCAAGAATACTGTCGAAGAAGTTATCAAAAAAGTCCGCGAGTTGCCCCTGGAACAAATGGTTCGGGATTTATCGGAAACCCTGCGGGAAACCCGTAATCTGCTTAAATCCGATGACACCAAAAACTCATTGGCTGCCTTGGCCAAAACCCTGGCGCAAACCCAGACTTTGATTATCACCTTAAATACTCAGGTGGGGCCGTTGTTGAAAAATGTTGATGCTACGGTAAACCAGTCCCGACTTAGTTTGGAGACTGTTAACCAGCAATTGGCGCCGGTGCTTAAAGCCAGCGAACAGAGTCTGAATGCGGCTACTCAGGTACTGCAGGATTCCCGCCAGGCCGTCAATGCTGTAGAAGGTTTAACCAACCCGGATGCCTTGTTAGGTCAAGCGCTAAAAGAAATGCGTGATGCATCCAGGGCCATGAAAGATTTGAGTGAATCACTGGAACGTCAGCCGGAGGCGATTATTTATGGTAAATAA
- a CDS encoding PqiC family protein, protein MVNNFLVGWGRKSAVLLGISILSACSYTPEMQFYMLNSDPALNVAPQSPLAHKNLVIGLGPLHFPDYLDRPQLVVEVAPNQYRLDEHQRWAERLEQNVSRVLAQFLAERLGVNQVLRYPWPQRQQLDYQVLVDVLEFHQAADGYSHLQALWQIRHQEQTLAAKQFNCRLAAADNAAAIVKAQSSCLTQLGADIEVGLRQVAGE, encoded by the coding sequence ATGGTAAATAACTTTCTGGTCGGATGGGGGCGTAAGTCTGCTGTTTTGCTCGGGATATCGATACTGAGCGCCTGCAGTTACACCCCGGAGATGCAGTTTTATATGTTGAACAGCGATCCAGCTCTTAATGTTGCGCCGCAGTCGCCACTGGCGCATAAAAATCTGGTGATAGGGTTGGGGCCATTGCATTTTCCCGATTATCTGGATCGGCCCCAACTTGTGGTCGAGGTTGCGCCTAACCAGTACCGGCTGGATGAGCACCAGCGCTGGGCTGAACGACTGGAGCAAAATGTCAGCCGGGTGTTGGCGCAGTTTTTGGCAGAGCGTTTGGGGGTGAATCAGGTATTGCGCTATCCCTGGCCGCAACGCCAACAGCTGGATTATCAGGTGTTGGTTGATGTGCTGGAATTTCATCAAGCTGCTGATGGTTACAGCCATTTGCAGGCTTTGTGGCAGATTCGCCATCAAGAGCAAACCTTGGCGGCTAAACAGTTTAATTGTCGACTGGCTGCTGCTGATAATGCCGCTGCAATAGTCAAAGCCCAAAGCAGTTGTCTCACCCAACTGGGTGCGGATATTGAAGTCGGGTTACGCCAAGTTGCCGGTGAATAA
- the galU gene encoding UTP--glucose-1-phosphate uridylyltransferase GalU — MSQRVTKAVFPVAGLGTRSLPATKAIAKEMLPVVDKPLIQYAVEEAIAAGIDTMIFVLGRNKNSIADHFDKSYELEKELEKSGKAELLKLVREILPAHVSCAFVRQAEALGLGHAVHCAKPLVGNEPFAVLLPDDLIEDGTRGCLKQMTDLFNEKQSSILAVERVDPQETHKYGIVEHTEVAPSVGRLVSIVEKPKPEVAPSNVAVVGRYILTPAIFEKIESTGRGAGGEIQLTDAISALLADEQVLSYEFAGNRYDCGSKFGFLLANVEYGLLHPEISSEFAAYLQQRVAAI, encoded by the coding sequence ATGAGTCAAAGAGTTACTAAAGCCGTTTTTCCGGTTGCCGGACTAGGAACCCGTTCTTTGCCTGCCACAAAGGCCATAGCCAAGGAAATGTTGCCTGTCGTTGATAAACCGTTGATCCAGTATGCTGTCGAGGAAGCTATTGCTGCTGGTATCGACACCATGATTTTTGTGTTGGGCCGCAATAAAAACTCGATTGCCGACCACTTTGACAAATCTTACGAACTGGAAAAAGAACTGGAAAAAAGCGGTAAAGCCGAGTTGTTGAAACTGGTCAGAGAAATATTGCCGGCCCATGTCTCCTGTGCATTTGTGCGTCAGGCAGAAGCATTGGGATTGGGACATGCTGTGCATTGTGCCAAACCATTGGTTGGCAACGAACCGTTTGCGGTGTTATTGCCGGACGATTTAATTGAAGACGGTACTCGCGGCTGTTTGAAACAAATGACCGATTTGTTTAATGAAAAGCAAAGCAGTATTTTGGCAGTAGAGCGGGTTGATCCGCAGGAAACCCATAAATACGGTATCGTAGAACATACCGAAGTTGCACCAAGTGTAGGTCGTCTGGTATCCATTGTCGAAAAACCCAAACCAGAAGTAGCGCCTTCCAATGTTGCTGTAGTCGGACGCTATATTTTAACCCCGGCCATTTTCGAGAAAATTGAAAGCACCGGTCGTGGGGCAGGTGGAGAAATTCAGTTGACTGATGCCATCTCTGCCCTACTGGCGGATGAGCAAGTGTTGTCTTATGAATTTGCCGGTAACCGTTACGATTGTGGTTCTAAATTCGGCTTTTTACTGGCCAATGTGGAGTACGGTTTGTTACATCCGGAAATCAGCAGCGAGTTTGCCGCTTATTTACAGCAGCGCGTCGCGGCAATTTAA